A DNA window from Acropora palmata chromosome 12, jaAcrPala1.3, whole genome shotgun sequence contains the following coding sequences:
- the LOC141859822 gene encoding adhesion G-protein coupled receptor D1-like isoform X1, with the protein MTKVRKAFIQHHSLYWVGVKFDTDIKNFVWGDGTSAPNRDADFEAVVNRTEQLSQGFNKRCMFIDSDGSKLQAAQCDTHYMYICQSGDHEDAGVLSSSLLGTTSLLSSQSTSLPVLLPSLSLSPIVSLPPMSSVVSSLSSASALVPSLATRTTLSPKLPPTLATKLIPTATVETQNSNSVEAEISLEEKLINEFAHEMDVLNVSESSSLKRAVNISSSLLKDIHKVQAGEIRTNMLVHLDKLEKVAFNYAKLHVRSEMNSSAREISFVSEELALAVLRIPALYNKSVFFPSRMNASVSSGKFWKQEDDFIKLPHSLFTTQERFAVCMLHNDARRLIPKKANILIKKQNTTLVSRIISCTLTPKVHDVFSNPVAIKFQSKKEHVEAIPHCVFWNFSISSRFHGAWSQDGCTLAEDQKDAIMCRCNHLTNFAVLMEVGETKISASDKNALGMVTYIGTSLSLFGEIITMLVYIFVCNVKSIQSHIRLNMVFCLAIAQLTFLTGISATGQRLLCIAVAITINYFYLVAFAWMVMEGVMLYLKVVKVFNVTTNKKYFYGFAWGFPTFLVTIAVALNTLIHGNMDDSIRNDVCWFSFSSGFVWAFVGPVLVACLVNLAILSRILLEMIKMKGMPGNIETNMVRQSLKACAVLSPLLGFAWMFGILTVTRAGLVFQYMFAILNSLQGFFIFVFHIVLSKETRTALETIKRRWETTRSASMAKEESSLAKEKLNQRKDRTNLVSRVSLERGRKRPWERGWDRTTRSTNKVSPSTPDNFNLPPVILNK; encoded by the exons ATGACAAAAGTCAGAAAAGCTTTTATACAGCACCACTCTCTATACTGGGTTGGTGTCAAATTCGATACAGACATAAAAAACTTCGTGTGGGGAGATGGAACAAGCGCACCAAATCGTGATGCCGATTTTGAGGCCGTTGTGAAtagaacagaacaactctctCAGGGATTCAATAAGAGGTGCATGTTTATTGATTCTGATGGAAGTAAGCTACAAGCTGCCCAGTGCGACACTCATTACATGTACATTTGTCAAAGTGGAGATCACGAAGACGCGG GTGTTTTGAGTTCATCATTGTTGGGGACAACGTCGTTGCTTTCATCTCAGTCGACATCTCTGCCAGTATTGCTACCATCATTGTCGCTGTCGCCAATAGTGTCGCTGCCGCCAATGTCGTCAGTGGTATCATCATTGTCGTCTGCATCAGCATTGGTACCATCGTTGGCTACCCGCACAACGCTGTCACCAAAGCTACCACCAACAttagcaacaaaattaataccaaCAGCAACAGTTGAAACACAAAACTCAAACTCGGTCGAAGCGGAAATTTCACTTGAGGAAAAGCTA ATAAATGAATTTGCTCATGAAATGGATGTCCTCAACGTCAGCGAGTCGTCCTCGCTCAAG CGTGCTGTCAACATATCTTCGTCGCTGCTAAAGGATATTCATAAAGTTCAGGCTGGTGAAATAAGAACCAACATGCTGGTTCATTTGGATAAGCTGGAGAAGGTCGCATTTAATTACGCTAAATTGCACGTTAGATCTGAGATGAATAGCTCTGCGAGGGAAATTTCGTTCGTAAGTGAAGAACTAG CTCTTGCAGTGCTCAGAATTCCTGCCCTTTACAACAAGAGTGTGTTTTTTCCATCGCGCATGAATGCCAGTGTATCTTCTGGAAAATTCTGGAAACAGGAAGATGACTTCATCAAACTTCCTCACAGTCTATTTACCACTCAAG agCGTTTTGCAGTGTGCATGTTGCACAATGATGCCAGGAGATTAATACCCAAGAAAGCAAATATATTGATTAAAAA GCAAAACACCACACTTGTTTCTCGAATAATTTCGTGTACACTGACTCCAAAGGTTCATGATGTCTTCTCTAATCCTGTGGCAATCAagtttcaaagtaaaaag gaacATGTAGAAGCGATACCGCACTGCGTGTTCTGGAATTTTTCGATAAG CTCGAGATTCCACGGGGCGTGGTCCCAGGATGGTTGTACTCTGGCTGAGGACCAGAAAGATGCTATTATGTGTCGCTGTAACCATTTGACCAATTTTGCTGTTTTAATGGAAGTTGGAGAAACCAAG ATATCAGCTAGCGATAAAAATGCTTTGGGAATGGTCACGTACATTGGGACATCTCTGTCGCTCTTTGGAGAGATTATTACCATGCTGGTTTACATCTTCGTCTG CAATGTGAAATCGATACAGTCACACATTCGTTTGAATATGGTGTTTTGTCTGGCAATTGCTCAATTAACTTTCTTGACTGGTATATCAGCAACAGGACAAAGG CTTTTGTGTATAGCTGTTGCCATCACGATCAACTACTTTTACCTCGTTGCCTTCGCATGGATGGTGATGGAAGGGGTAATGCTGTACTTGAAAGTTGTCAAAGTATTCAATGTCACtacaaacaagaaatatttttatggATTTGCTTGGG GGTTTCCAACATTTCTGGTGACAATCGCTGTTGCTCTCAATACACTCATCCACGGAAATATGGACGATAGTATCCGAAATGATGT CTGCTGGTTTTCGTTCTCTTCTGGGTTTGTGTGGGCTTTTGTTGGTCCTGTGCTTGTTGCATGCTTG GTCAATTTAGCAATCCTATCACGCATACTTCTGGAGATGATAAAGATGAAAGGCATGCCGGGTAACATAGAGACAAACATGGTCAG GCAAAGCCTTAAAGCTTGCGCAGTGCTATCTCCACTGTTGGGCTTCGCTTGGATGTTTGGGATTTTAACTGTCACTAGAGCAGGCCTGGTTTTCCAATATATGTTTGCTATACTAAACTCCTTACAG GGTTTCttcattttcgtttttcacatCGTTCTCAGCAAAGAAACTAGAACCGCACtggaaacaataaaaaggaGATGGGAAACAACACGGAGCGCCTCCATGGCGAAGGAGGAGTCGTCACTGGCAAAAGAGAAATTGAATCAAAGGAAGGACCGAaccaacctcgtttccagggtctCTCTGGAGCGGGGGAGaaagagaccctgggaacgggGTTGGGACCGAACGACGAGATCAACGAACAAAGTAAGCCCAAGTACACCCGACAACTTCAATCTACCTCCAGTTATCCTGAACAAATGA
- the LOC141859822 gene encoding adhesion G-protein coupled receptor D1-like isoform X2, with amino-acid sequence MDVLNVSESSSLKRAVNISSSLLKDIHKVQAGEIRTNMLVHLDKLEKVAFNYAKLHVRSEMNSSAREISFVSEELALAVLRIPALYNKSVFFPSRMNASVSSGKFWKQEDDFIKLPHSLFTTQERFAVCMLHNDARRLIPKKANILIKKQNTTLVSRIISCTLTPKVHDVFSNPVAIKFQSKKEHVEAIPHCVFWNFSISSRFHGAWSQDGCTLAEDQKDAIMCRCNHLTNFAVLMEVGETKISASDKNALGMVTYIGTSLSLFGEIITMLVYIFVCNVKSIQSHIRLNMVFCLAIAQLTFLTGISATGQRLLCIAVAITINYFYLVAFAWMVMEGVMLYLKVVKVFNVTTNKKYFYGFAWGFPTFLVTIAVALNTLIHGNMDDSIRNDVCWFSFSSGFVWAFVGPVLVACLVNLAILSRILLEMIKMKGMPGNIETNMVRQSLKACAVLSPLLGFAWMFGILTVTRAGLVFQYMFAILNSLQGFFIFVFHIVLSKETRTALETIKRRWETTRSASMAKEESSLAKEKLNQRKDRTNLVSRVSLERGRKRPWERGWDRTTRSTNKVSPSTPDNFNLPPVILNK; translated from the exons ATGGATGTCCTCAACGTCAGCGAGTCGTCCTCGCTCAAG CGTGCTGTCAACATATCTTCGTCGCTGCTAAAGGATATTCATAAAGTTCAGGCTGGTGAAATAAGAACCAACATGCTGGTTCATTTGGATAAGCTGGAGAAGGTCGCATTTAATTACGCTAAATTGCACGTTAGATCTGAGATGAATAGCTCTGCGAGGGAAATTTCGTTCGTAAGTGAAGAACTAG CTCTTGCAGTGCTCAGAATTCCTGCCCTTTACAACAAGAGTGTGTTTTTTCCATCGCGCATGAATGCCAGTGTATCTTCTGGAAAATTCTGGAAACAGGAAGATGACTTCATCAAACTTCCTCACAGTCTATTTACCACTCAAG agCGTTTTGCAGTGTGCATGTTGCACAATGATGCCAGGAGATTAATACCCAAGAAAGCAAATATATTGATTAAAAA GCAAAACACCACACTTGTTTCTCGAATAATTTCGTGTACACTGACTCCAAAGGTTCATGATGTCTTCTCTAATCCTGTGGCAATCAagtttcaaagtaaaaag gaacATGTAGAAGCGATACCGCACTGCGTGTTCTGGAATTTTTCGATAAG CTCGAGATTCCACGGGGCGTGGTCCCAGGATGGTTGTACTCTGGCTGAGGACCAGAAAGATGCTATTATGTGTCGCTGTAACCATTTGACCAATTTTGCTGTTTTAATGGAAGTTGGAGAAACCAAG ATATCAGCTAGCGATAAAAATGCTTTGGGAATGGTCACGTACATTGGGACATCTCTGTCGCTCTTTGGAGAGATTATTACCATGCTGGTTTACATCTTCGTCTG CAATGTGAAATCGATACAGTCACACATTCGTTTGAATATGGTGTTTTGTCTGGCAATTGCTCAATTAACTTTCTTGACTGGTATATCAGCAACAGGACAAAGG CTTTTGTGTATAGCTGTTGCCATCACGATCAACTACTTTTACCTCGTTGCCTTCGCATGGATGGTGATGGAAGGGGTAATGCTGTACTTGAAAGTTGTCAAAGTATTCAATGTCACtacaaacaagaaatatttttatggATTTGCTTGGG GGTTTCCAACATTTCTGGTGACAATCGCTGTTGCTCTCAATACACTCATCCACGGAAATATGGACGATAGTATCCGAAATGATGT CTGCTGGTTTTCGTTCTCTTCTGGGTTTGTGTGGGCTTTTGTTGGTCCTGTGCTTGTTGCATGCTTG GTCAATTTAGCAATCCTATCACGCATACTTCTGGAGATGATAAAGATGAAAGGCATGCCGGGTAACATAGAGACAAACATGGTCAG GCAAAGCCTTAAAGCTTGCGCAGTGCTATCTCCACTGTTGGGCTTCGCTTGGATGTTTGGGATTTTAACTGTCACTAGAGCAGGCCTGGTTTTCCAATATATGTTTGCTATACTAAACTCCTTACAG GGTTTCttcattttcgtttttcacatCGTTCTCAGCAAAGAAACTAGAACCGCACtggaaacaataaaaaggaGATGGGAAACAACACGGAGCGCCTCCATGGCGAAGGAGGAGTCGTCACTGGCAAAAGAGAAATTGAATCAAAGGAAGGACCGAaccaacctcgtttccagggtctCTCTGGAGCGGGGGAGaaagagaccctgggaacgggGTTGGGACCGAACGACGAGATCAACGAACAAAGTAAGCCCAAGTACACCCGACAACTTCAATCTACCTCCAGTTATCCTGAACAAATGA
- the LOC141859823 gene encoding uncharacterized protein LOC141859823, giving the protein MNPIAWKLQASEGYRLSKPINTKITDLLYVDDLKVYAASEAKLKVVLREVQAAMGDIGLLWNERKCAVVNVKRGCLQELAPGLKIDEQQLIKSLTEDSQYKFLGVLESIKEEDSLVLESAARVYLQRLSVIWSSPLSDHHKVVATNQFALPVLVYFMWTQVWPITELQRLGRESRKIMVENGGKHPLGTSDLLYLPRKVGGRGLKSIEAEYKLTKVKAAVRLYNNSDPTMQLVRQFEEKARRNGRHSLIGYAQRFAEELGMKLELRCPDPSGTTEQGEVIEGRKIGVWAKKAVQSKRFEDTKEKKWQGKLITVRWEDEKLDGECFSWMTEWRAAPTHTIAGIMELYEQLLPIKLYNSRKTKTTDDPDARCRMCGKAQESVAHVLSGCSVLAQTKYLSRHNAALKILFFELLKSYQLIEVMPPWYSPTQPKPSYENKQATVYWDVPVYADHIEVHANRVDARIVDKENQTVTLLEMSCPWVENREQKEKEKTLKYAPLRLEMKQQYPGYRINQVNIIIDVLWGYSKELYNSVRDLLGAERSRECLRRMQKSVLSSSLNIVRSFKVLS; this is encoded by the coding sequence ATGAACCCAATTGCTTGGAAGCTACAAGCGTCCGAGGGCTACCGCCTATCAAAGCCTATCAATACGAAGATCACAGATCTCTTGTATGTTGACGATCTGAAAGTCTACGCGGCCTCGGAGGCGAAGCTGAAGGTAGTATTGAGAGAGGTACAAGCGGCTATGGGAGACATTGGACTCCTATGGAACGAGAGGAAGTGCGCGGTGGTAAATGTAAAGCGCGGATGCTTACAGGAATTGGCGCCGGGTTTGAAGATTGACGAGCAGCAGCTGATTAAGAGCTTAACGGAGGATTCCCAGTACAAGTTTCTCGGCGTTCTAGAGAGTATTAAAGAAGAGGACAGTTTGGTGCTTGAAAGCGCGGCGAGAGTGTATCTACAAAGGCTCTCTGTTATTTGGTCAAGCCCATTGTCAGACCATCATAAGGTGGTGGCGACCAACCAGTTCGCACTCCCTGTACTCGTTTACTTTATGTGGACGCAGGTATGGCCTATCACAGAGTTGCAGAGACTTGGCAGAGAGTCAAGGAAGATCATGGTGGAGAACGGTGGGAAACACCCACTGGGAACTAGTGACTTGCTCTATCTCCCAAGGAAAGTTGGAGGAAGGGGACTTAAGTCAATCGAAGCGGAGTACAAGCTCACTAAGGTCAAGGCGGCAGTGAGGCTATATAATAACTCGGATCCGACAATGCAACTTGTTAGGCAGTTTGAGGAGAAGGCACGAAGAAATGGGCGGCACTCCTTGATAGGATATGCGCAGAGATTCGCCGAAGAACTTGGGATGAAGCTAGAACTCAGGTGCCCGGACCCGTCAGGTACTACGGAGCAGGGTGAGGTAATAGAGGGCCGAAAGATTGGAGTGTGGGCAAAGAAAGCAGTACAGAGTAAGCGCTTTGAGGatactaaagaaaagaagtggcAGGGAAAGCTGATCACGGTTCGTTGGGAGGACGAAAAACTTGACGGTGAGTGCTTTTCCTGGATGACAGAATGGCGGGCGGCACCGACGCACACGATAGCTGGGATAATGGAGCTATACGAGCAGCTACTTCCAATCAAGCTGTATAActcaaggaaaaccaagacAACCGATGACCCCGATGCGAGATGCAGGATGTGTGGAAAGGCCCAGGAGTCTGTCGCCCATGTCCTATCTGGGTGTAGCGTTCTGGCACAAACAAAGTATTTGTCACGACACAACGCAGCACtcaaaatactcttttttgaGTTGCTGAAAAGCTACCAACTAATCGAAGTGATGCCCCCTTGGTACTCCCCAACACAGCCAAAGCCCTCCTATGAGAACAAACAAGCGACAGTGTATTGGGATGTCCCGGTTTACGCGGATCACATAGAAGTGCACGCGAACCGAGTAGACGCGAGAATTGTGGACAAGGAAAACCAGACCGTCACCCTCCTGGAGATGAGCTGTCCCTGGGTCGAGAATAGAgagcaaaaagagaaggagaaaACTCTCAAGTACGCCCCATTACGTCTGGAGATGAAACAGCAATACCCAGGGTACAGGATCAACCAAGTGAACATTATAATCGATGTTCTGTGGGGCTACTCCAAGGAACTGTACAACAGTGTTAGGGATTTGCTAGGAGCGGAACGAAGCAGAGAATGCCTGAGAAGGATGCAGAAGTCGGTGCTGAGTAGCAGCTTGAATATTGTGAGatctttcaaggttttgagCTAA